A single window of Microbispora hainanensis DNA harbors:
- a CDS encoding anthrone oxygenase family protein, which produces MTYLLAAVAAGLSMLMTAGMAGTFFGFSVGVMPGLNAAPASSAIDAMNAVNIKIQNPVFLAAFLLAPVAAAGAGGLLLATPRSGAAWPFFAAAAVYVVGVLLVTGAVNVPMNNALAAAAAHGDPAEAAARIWADYSARWTTWNTWRAVAGGVSLLLMGYGAYRWGRGA; this is translated from the coding sequence ATGACATACCTTCTGGCCGCCGTCGCGGCGGGCCTGTCCATGCTGATGACCGCCGGGATGGCGGGCACGTTCTTCGGGTTCTCGGTCGGGGTCATGCCGGGCCTGAACGCCGCGCCGGCCTCCTCGGCGATCGACGCGATGAACGCCGTCAACATCAAGATCCAGAACCCGGTGTTCCTGGCGGCGTTCCTCCTCGCCCCGGTGGCCGCGGCGGGGGCGGGCGGCCTGTTGCTGGCCACCCCTCGCTCCGGCGCGGCCTGGCCGTTCTTCGCGGCGGCCGCGGTGTACGTCGTCGGCGTGCTCCTGGTCACGGGCGCCGTGAACGTGCCGATGAACAACGCCCTGGCCGCCGCCGCGGCCCACGGCGACCCGGCGGAGGCCGCCGCCCGGATCTGGGCGGACTACTCGGCCCGGTGGACCACGTGGAACACCTGGCGAGCCGTGGCCGGCGGGGTGAGCCTGCTGCTCATGGGCTACGGCGCCTACCGCTGGGGCCGCGGCGCCTGA
- a CDS encoding PadR family transcriptional regulator: MYSDIVILRGLLNTPKHGYEIKKYIERVTGGLLNNNTLYPALRRFEQRGEIEKVAEETAPGRPPRTVYRITDKGRERLRALLGTADTTLLTKDEEFQVRVGLFDLLPELDRRRIIEVRRECVEHSLAAQEEMAAAAGHEPWGLRVLRFNIERHRLELAWLDELEAALPQRSPSPGESA, encoded by the coding sequence GTGTACTCCGACATCGTGATCCTCCGAGGGCTGCTCAACACGCCGAAGCACGGCTACGAGATCAAGAAGTACATCGAACGCGTCACCGGCGGCCTGCTCAACAACAACACGCTCTATCCCGCCCTGCGGCGCTTCGAGCAGCGCGGTGAGATCGAGAAGGTGGCGGAGGAGACCGCCCCGGGCCGTCCGCCGAGGACCGTCTATCGGATCACCGACAAGGGGCGTGAGCGGCTGCGGGCGCTGCTGGGCACGGCCGACACGACGCTCCTGACGAAGGACGAGGAGTTCCAGGTCAGGGTGGGCCTGTTCGACCTGCTGCCCGAGCTCGACCGCCGCAGGATCATCGAGGTGCGCCGGGAGTGCGTGGAGCACTCGCTGGCGGCGCAGGAGGAGATGGCCGCGGCGGCCGGACACGAGCCGTGGGGCCTGCGCGTCCTCCGCTTCAACATCGAGCGCCACCGGCTCGAACTGGCCTGGCTGGACGAGCTGGAGGCGGCGCTCCCGCAGCGGTCGCCGTCGCCGGGGGAGTCGGCATGA
- a CDS encoding ABC transporter substrate-binding protein, with translation MGTPHAGRRMVRFVAPMLAASLLTLTACGGGGSGSTTGGGQSTEKIKLSVGLFGDFGFKPLYEEFRKTHPNVEIEERQAAYADHHTNLAAHLATGAGAADVEAIEVGYISQFTSQPDKFHDLRQYGLDKRQGEYLDWKWQQGLAPNGALVGLGTDVGGLAMCYRTDLFEKAGLPSERDEVSALWPTWEQYIETGRKFAAKAPKDAKFFDGPGEIFRAIIAQAPVGVYDAQDNVVVATNPDVKKAWDLSVQMIDAGLSAKIGAFTPEWNTGFAKGSFATVICPAWMTAYIQDQAKNAAGKWDIATVPGGAGNSGGSHLTVPKQSKHPKEAAELIDFLTSAQNQAAVFKAIGNFPSIPSLYDQPDIQNFTKDFFNDAPVGRIYSDAAKNLKPQHLGPREGDVRTAIGNGIGRVEQGKQSPDEAWAQVLKDVEGIK, from the coding sequence ATGGGCACTCCCCACGCGGGCCGCCGGATGGTCCGGTTCGTCGCCCCCATGCTCGCCGCCTCCCTGCTCACGCTCACGGCGTGCGGCGGGGGCGGGTCCGGCTCCACGACCGGCGGCGGCCAGTCCACGGAGAAGATCAAGCTCAGCGTCGGGCTCTTCGGCGACTTCGGCTTCAAGCCGCTCTACGAGGAGTTCAGGAAGACGCACCCGAACGTCGAGATCGAGGAGCGCCAGGCGGCGTACGCCGACCACCACACGAACCTCGCCGCGCACCTGGCCACCGGCGCGGGCGCCGCCGACGTCGAGGCGATCGAGGTGGGCTACATCAGCCAGTTCACCTCGCAGCCGGACAAGTTCCACGACCTGCGGCAATACGGCCTCGACAAGCGGCAGGGCGAGTATCTCGACTGGAAGTGGCAGCAGGGCCTCGCCCCCAACGGCGCGCTCGTCGGCCTCGGCACCGACGTCGGCGGCCTGGCCATGTGCTACCGCACCGACCTGTTCGAGAAGGCCGGGCTGCCGAGCGAGCGCGACGAGGTGTCGGCCCTGTGGCCCACCTGGGAGCAGTACATCGAGACCGGCAGGAAGTTCGCCGCCAAGGCGCCCAAGGACGCGAAGTTCTTCGACGGCCCCGGCGAGATCTTCCGGGCCATCATCGCCCAGGCCCCTGTCGGCGTGTACGACGCGCAGGACAACGTGGTCGTCGCCACCAACCCCGACGTGAAGAAGGCGTGGGACCTGTCGGTCCAGATGATCGACGCCGGCCTGTCCGCCAAGATCGGCGCGTTCACGCCGGAGTGGAACACCGGCTTCGCCAAGGGCTCGTTCGCGACCGTGATCTGCCCCGCCTGGATGACGGCGTACATCCAGGACCAGGCCAAGAACGCGGCCGGCAAGTGGGACATCGCCACCGTGCCCGGCGGCGCGGGCAACTCGGGCGGCTCCCATCTCACGGTGCCGAAGCAGAGCAAGCACCCCAAGGAGGCCGCCGAGCTGATCGACTTCCTGACCTCGGCGCAGAACCAGGCCGCGGTGTTCAAGGCGATCGGCAACTTCCCGTCGATCCCGTCGCTGTACGACCAGCCGGACATCCAGAACTTCACGAAGGACTTCTTCAACGACGCCCCCGTCGGCAGGATCTACTCCGACGCCGCGAAGAACCTCAAGCCGCAGCACCTCGGCCCCCGCGAGGGCGACGTGCGTACGGCCATCGGCAACGGCATCGGCCGGGTCGAGCAGGGCAAGCAGTCGCCCGACGAGGCGTGGGCCCAGGTCCTCAAGGACGTGGAAGGCATCAAGTAG
- a CDS encoding AraC family transcriptional regulator, whose amino-acid sequence MDALADLLDGPRARGAFLLRATLSPPWSLRIQDEAPLCLVAMVRDQAWIMPDDDRSVRVGPGDVAVVRGPGHYTVADDPATTPQVVIHPGQVCTTPDGRALSGEMDLGTRTWGNDPDGSAVLLVGAYQMRGAVTRRLLAALPTLLVLRGDSWDGSLVTLLGKEIGKDEPGQEVVLDRLLDLLLIAVLRTWFSRPDAQAPGWYRAHGDPVVGPALRMLHADPAHPWTVAELAGRAGVSRAALAQRFAKLVGEPPMAYLTGLRLAQAADLLRETDATLEAVARRVGYGTAFALSAAFKREHGVSPQRYRETLTRPAG is encoded by the coding sequence ATGGACGCGCTGGCCGATCTCCTCGACGGCCCCCGGGCGCGGGGAGCCTTCCTGCTGCGGGCGACCCTGAGCCCGCCCTGGTCACTGCGAATCCAGGACGAGGCGCCGCTGTGCCTGGTCGCGATGGTGCGCGACCAGGCGTGGATCATGCCCGACGACGACCGGTCCGTACGGGTGGGGCCCGGCGACGTGGCGGTCGTACGCGGCCCCGGTCACTACACGGTCGCCGACGACCCGGCGACCACGCCGCAGGTGGTGATCCACCCCGGGCAGGTGTGCACCACCCCGGACGGCCGCGCCCTGTCGGGGGAGATGGACCTGGGCACGCGCACCTGGGGCAACGACCCGGACGGGTCGGCCGTGCTGCTCGTCGGCGCCTACCAGATGCGCGGCGCGGTCACCCGGCGGCTGCTGGCCGCGCTGCCCACGCTGCTGGTGCTGCGCGGCGACTCGTGGGACGGCTCCCTCGTCACGCTGCTCGGCAAGGAGATCGGCAAGGACGAGCCGGGCCAGGAGGTGGTGCTCGACCGCCTGCTCGACCTGCTGCTGATCGCCGTGCTGCGCACGTGGTTCTCCCGGCCGGACGCCCAGGCGCCGGGGTGGTATCGGGCGCACGGCGACCCGGTGGTCGGGCCGGCGCTGCGGATGCTGCACGCCGACCCGGCGCATCCCTGGACGGTCGCCGAGCTGGCGGGCCGGGCGGGCGTCTCCCGCGCCGCGCTGGCGCAGCGGTTCGCGAAGCTGGTCGGCGAGCCGCCGATGGCCTATCTGACCGGGCTGCGGCTGGCGCAGGCGGCCGACCTGCTGCGCGAGACGGACGCGACGCTGGAGGCCGTGGCGCGGCGGGTCGGCTACGGTACGGCGTTCGCGCTCAGCGCGGCCTTCAAGCGGGAACACGGCGTGAGCCCGCAGCGCTATCGGGAGACCCTGACCCGCCCGGCCGGCTGA